One genomic segment of Bombina bombina isolate aBomBom1 chromosome 4, aBomBom1.pri, whole genome shotgun sequence includes these proteins:
- the SGK1 gene encoding serine/threonine-protein kinase Sgk1 isoform X1, protein MTVKDTASPPAPLTYSKMRGMVAILIAFMKQRRMGLNDFIQKIATNSYACKHPEVQSILNISQPQEPELLNGNSSPPPSPSQQINLGPSSNPHAKPSDFQFLKIIGKGSFGKVLLARHKADEEFYAVKVLQKKAILKKKEEKHIMSERNVLLKNVKHPFLVGLHFSFQTTSRLYFILDYINGGELFYHLQRERCFLEPRARFYAAEIASALGYLHSLNIVYRDLKPENILLDSQGHIVLTDFGLCKENIEPNGTTSTFCGTPEYLAPEVLHKQPYDRTVDWWCLGAVLYEMLYGLPPFYSRNTAEMYDNILNKPLQLKPNITNSARNLLEGLLQKDRTKRLGAKNDFTEIKNHIFFTPINWDDLINKKITPPFNPNVSGPSDLQHFDPEFTEEPVPSSIGQSPESILITSSVKEAAEAFLGFSYAPPMESFL, encoded by the exons ATGACAGTGAAAGATACTGCTTCACCTCCTGCTCCACTAACTTACTCCAAAATGAGGGGAATGGTAGCCATACTCATCG cTTTCATGAAACAGCGGAGGATGGGATTGAATGACTTCATTCAGAAAATTGCCACTAACTCCTATGCATGCAAAca CCCCGAAGTCCAGTCCATCCTAAATATTTCACAGCCCCAAGAACCTGAGCTATTGAATGGCAATTCCTCACCCCCA CCTAGCCCATCACAACAGATCAATCTTGGTCCTTCATCCAACCCACATGCTAAACCATCCGACTTCCAGTTTCTGAAGATCATTGGAAAGGGCAGTTTTGGAAAAGTGCTCCTTGCAAGACACAAAGCAGATGAAGAATTCTATGCAGTTAAAGTCCTGCAGAAGAAAGCAATTCTGAAGAAAAAAGAGGAGAAACACATAATGTCAGAACGCAATGTACTGCTGAAAAATGTGAAACACCCTTTCCTGGTTGGGCTCCACTTCTCTTTCCAGACTACAAGCAGATTATACTTTATCCTGGACTACATCAACGGTGGAGAG ttattttacCATCTCCAGAGAGAACGATGCTTCCTGGAACCAAGAGCTCGTTTTTATGCTGCTGAAATTGCCAGTGCCCTGGGATACTTGCATTCTCTGAACATTGTTTACAG AGACTTGAAGCCGGAAAATATTTTATTAGACTCACAGGGTCACATTGTTTTGACTGACTTTGGACTTTGCAAAGAGAACATTGAACCCAATGGCACAACATCTACCTTCTGTGGCACTCCTGAG TATCTTGCACCAGAGGTTCTTCACAAACAACCTTATGATAGAACAGTTGACTGGTGGTGCCTAGGTGCTGTGTTGTACGAGATGCTATATGGCCTG CCTCCATTCTACAGCAGAAACACAGCTGAAATGTACGATAATATTCTGAACAAGCCCCTGCAGCTAAAACCAAACATAACCAACTCTGCCAGGAATCTTTTGGAGGGTCTACTACAGAAAGACCGGACAAAACGACTTGGTGCCAAGAATGACTTT ACGGAGATTAAGAACCACATCTTTTTCACTCCAATTAACTGGGATGATCTCATCAATAAGAAGATTACTCCTCCTTTCAACCCAAATGTG agtgGTCCAAGTGATCTACAGCACTTTGATCCTGAATTCACAGAAGAACCTGTTCCCAGTTCGATAGGACAATCTCCAGAAAGCATCCTCATAACTTCCAGCGTTAAAGAAGCGGCAGAAGCATTTTTAGGATTTTCATACGCCCCACCTATGGAGTCCTTCCTTTGA
- the SGK1 gene encoding serine/threonine-protein kinase Sgk1 isoform X3: MKQRRMGLNDFIQKIATNSYACKHPEVQSILNISQPQEPELLNGNSSPPPSPSQQINLGPSSNPHAKPSDFQFLKIIGKGSFGKVLLARHKADEEFYAVKVLQKKAILKKKEEKHIMSERNVLLKNVKHPFLVGLHFSFQTTSRLYFILDYINGGELFYHLQRERCFLEPRARFYAAEIASALGYLHSLNIVYRDLKPENILLDSQGHIVLTDFGLCKENIEPNGTTSTFCGTPEYLAPEVLHKQPYDRTVDWWCLGAVLYEMLYGLPPFYSRNTAEMYDNILNKPLQLKPNITNSARNLLEGLLQKDRTKRLGAKNDFTEIKNHIFFTPINWDDLINKKITPPFNPNVSGPSDLQHFDPEFTEEPVPSSIGQSPESILITSSVKEAAEAFLGFSYAPPMESFL; encoded by the exons ATGAAACAGCGGAGGATGGGATTGAATGACTTCATTCAGAAAATTGCCACTAACTCCTATGCATGCAAAca CCCCGAAGTCCAGTCCATCCTAAATATTTCACAGCCCCAAGAACCTGAGCTATTGAATGGCAATTCCTCACCCCCA CCTAGCCCATCACAACAGATCAATCTTGGTCCTTCATCCAACCCACATGCTAAACCATCCGACTTCCAGTTTCTGAAGATCATTGGAAAGGGCAGTTTTGGAAAAGTGCTCCTTGCAAGACACAAAGCAGATGAAGAATTCTATGCAGTTAAAGTCCTGCAGAAGAAAGCAATTCTGAAGAAAAAAGAGGAGAAACACATAATGTCAGAACGCAATGTACTGCTGAAAAATGTGAAACACCCTTTCCTGGTTGGGCTCCACTTCTCTTTCCAGACTACAAGCAGATTATACTTTATCCTGGACTACATCAACGGTGGAGAG ttattttacCATCTCCAGAGAGAACGATGCTTCCTGGAACCAAGAGCTCGTTTTTATGCTGCTGAAATTGCCAGTGCCCTGGGATACTTGCATTCTCTGAACATTGTTTACAG AGACTTGAAGCCGGAAAATATTTTATTAGACTCACAGGGTCACATTGTTTTGACTGACTTTGGACTTTGCAAAGAGAACATTGAACCCAATGGCACAACATCTACCTTCTGTGGCACTCCTGAG TATCTTGCACCAGAGGTTCTTCACAAACAACCTTATGATAGAACAGTTGACTGGTGGTGCCTAGGTGCTGTGTTGTACGAGATGCTATATGGCCTG CCTCCATTCTACAGCAGAAACACAGCTGAAATGTACGATAATATTCTGAACAAGCCCCTGCAGCTAAAACCAAACATAACCAACTCTGCCAGGAATCTTTTGGAGGGTCTACTACAGAAAGACCGGACAAAACGACTTGGTGCCAAGAATGACTTT ACGGAGATTAAGAACCACATCTTTTTCACTCCAATTAACTGGGATGATCTCATCAATAAGAAGATTACTCCTCCTTTCAACCCAAATGTG agtgGTCCAAGTGATCTACAGCACTTTGATCCTGAATTCACAGAAGAACCTGTTCCCAGTTCGATAGGACAATCTCCAGAAAGCATCCTCATAACTTCCAGCGTTAAAGAAGCGGCAGAAGCATTTTTAGGATTTTCATACGCCCCACCTATGGAGTCCTTCCTTTGA
- the SGK1 gene encoding serine/threonine-protein kinase Sgk1 isoform X2: MRTKTEKSPLKAFMKQRRMGLNDFIQKIATNSYACKHPEVQSILNISQPQEPELLNGNSSPPPSPSQQINLGPSSNPHAKPSDFQFLKIIGKGSFGKVLLARHKADEEFYAVKVLQKKAILKKKEEKHIMSERNVLLKNVKHPFLVGLHFSFQTTSRLYFILDYINGGELFYHLQRERCFLEPRARFYAAEIASALGYLHSLNIVYRDLKPENILLDSQGHIVLTDFGLCKENIEPNGTTSTFCGTPEYLAPEVLHKQPYDRTVDWWCLGAVLYEMLYGLPPFYSRNTAEMYDNILNKPLQLKPNITNSARNLLEGLLQKDRTKRLGAKNDFTEIKNHIFFTPINWDDLINKKITPPFNPNVSGPSDLQHFDPEFTEEPVPSSIGQSPESILITSSVKEAAEAFLGFSYAPPMESFL, translated from the exons ATGAGAACTAAAACTGAAAAGTCTCCTCTAAAAg cTTTCATGAAACAGCGGAGGATGGGATTGAATGACTTCATTCAGAAAATTGCCACTAACTCCTATGCATGCAAAca CCCCGAAGTCCAGTCCATCCTAAATATTTCACAGCCCCAAGAACCTGAGCTATTGAATGGCAATTCCTCACCCCCA CCTAGCCCATCACAACAGATCAATCTTGGTCCTTCATCCAACCCACATGCTAAACCATCCGACTTCCAGTTTCTGAAGATCATTGGAAAGGGCAGTTTTGGAAAAGTGCTCCTTGCAAGACACAAAGCAGATGAAGAATTCTATGCAGTTAAAGTCCTGCAGAAGAAAGCAATTCTGAAGAAAAAAGAGGAGAAACACATAATGTCAGAACGCAATGTACTGCTGAAAAATGTGAAACACCCTTTCCTGGTTGGGCTCCACTTCTCTTTCCAGACTACAAGCAGATTATACTTTATCCTGGACTACATCAACGGTGGAGAG ttattttacCATCTCCAGAGAGAACGATGCTTCCTGGAACCAAGAGCTCGTTTTTATGCTGCTGAAATTGCCAGTGCCCTGGGATACTTGCATTCTCTGAACATTGTTTACAG AGACTTGAAGCCGGAAAATATTTTATTAGACTCACAGGGTCACATTGTTTTGACTGACTTTGGACTTTGCAAAGAGAACATTGAACCCAATGGCACAACATCTACCTTCTGTGGCACTCCTGAG TATCTTGCACCAGAGGTTCTTCACAAACAACCTTATGATAGAACAGTTGACTGGTGGTGCCTAGGTGCTGTGTTGTACGAGATGCTATATGGCCTG CCTCCATTCTACAGCAGAAACACAGCTGAAATGTACGATAATATTCTGAACAAGCCCCTGCAGCTAAAACCAAACATAACCAACTCTGCCAGGAATCTTTTGGAGGGTCTACTACAGAAAGACCGGACAAAACGACTTGGTGCCAAGAATGACTTT ACGGAGATTAAGAACCACATCTTTTTCACTCCAATTAACTGGGATGATCTCATCAATAAGAAGATTACTCCTCCTTTCAACCCAAATGTG agtgGTCCAAGTGATCTACAGCACTTTGATCCTGAATTCACAGAAGAACCTGTTCCCAGTTCGATAGGACAATCTCCAGAAAGCATCCTCATAACTTCCAGCGTTAAAGAAGCGGCAGAAGCATTTTTAGGATTTTCATACGCCCCACCTATGGAGTCCTTCCTTTGA